The region TACTGTAAAGTATATAATCAGATTAGCTGATTTACATGGTGAAACAATACTAATTAAAGGGAAAAATAATTACTATCCAGCAGAATTAAAACTACATATAATCAATGAAGTTTTAATAT is a window of Gemella haemolysans ATCC 10379 DNA encoding:
- a CDS encoding helix-turn-helix domain-containing protein codes for the protein MKLTDETKIEMYRLKKEGCSYKELSKKFKINTSTVKYIIRLADLHGETILIKGKNNYYPAELKLHIINEVLI